ttgtcatgtatgtaagaaataaataaatttttttaaaagaaaatagctctgagTACAGTGATAACTCCAAAATTACAATGGTAGTTATAAAAAATGCTCCTTACAAGACATGAAAAAGTGCatagttttttatttgttcattcttgGGTTGAGTGTGCCTCTTTTTCAAAGAGCAAATAAGCATGGTCTTCTGGTACCTATCCATGGTTCAAAATCTTTCTTTTACCCAGTGTTCTCCGGAGAGCTGCCTTGACTTCCTTGTTTCGTAAACTATAGATGATGGGGTTCAGCATGGATGTCACCACGGTATAGAAGAGGGCTAGCAGTTTATCTGTTCCTGGTGAGTGGCTAGCCTTGGGCCTCAAGTAGGTAACAGATCCTGAGCCATAGAAGAGCGTTActacaagtaagtgggaagaacAGGTGGAAAGAGCTTTCCGGCGGCCCTCAGGGGAGGGCATGACCAGGACTGCAGCTAGAATTCTGCCATAGGAAGCAATGATCAATAAAAATGGGCTGGAAATGCAAAGGATTGCCACCACAAAGACCGCAGCCTCATTATGGGATATATCCCCACAAGCAAGTGCCAGGATAGGTGGGAGATCACAGAAGAAGTGGTCTATCTCACAGGGGCCACAGAAGTCTAAGGAGAAAATATAATTGGTTTGGCCCAAGCCTACCATGCATCCCACTGTCCAAGAAACCACTGCCAAATGGGCACACACCCCATGACTCATTCGTGTTGCATAGTGGAGTGGGGAACATATGGCCATATAGCGGTCAAAAGCCATGGCTGCCAAAAGGCAGCACTCACTGATAGCAAATAATGTAAAGAAAAACATCTGTGTGGCACAACCCTCCCGAGAGATTCCTCGGGCCTCACTCACAAGACTCTGCAGCATCTTGGGTATGACAGAGCATGTGTAGCCAATCTCTAGGAGAGACAGGTTGgccaggaagaagtacatgggggtatGAAGGACTGGGTTAGTCCAGATGGCAAGGGCTATGAGGGCATTGCCTGTCAGTGATGCGAGGAACATGAGTAGGATGAGGGTAAATAGAAGGAAACACTGTTCAGTGACGTCAGAGAATTTGGCAAATGCAAAACGTTTTACAAACAAGCTGTTGTCCTGCCAAGAGGAGCAATTGAGGCTCATGTCCTGTAAAAAAGAACAGCAGAGTAACTGGAAGGATTCTTCAGATGAGGGAAATAGATCATTGTATGATTTTTGAAGAA
This region of Callospermophilus lateralis isolate mCalLat2 chromosome 6, mCalLat2.hap1, whole genome shotgun sequence genomic DNA includes:
- the LOC143402098 gene encoding olfactory receptor 10C1-like, with the protein product MSLNCSSWQDNSLFVKRFAFAKFSDVTEQCFLLFTLILLMFLASLTGNALIALAIWTNPVLHTPMYFFLANLSLLEIGYTCSVIPKMLQSLVSEARGISREGCATQMFFFTLFAISECCLLAAMAFDRYMAICSPLHYATRMSHGVCAHLAVVSWTVGCMVGLGQTNYIFSLDFCGPCEIDHFFCDLPPILALACGDISHNEAAVFVVAILCISSPFLLIIASYGRILAAVLVMPSPEGRRKALSTCSSHLLVVTLFYGSGSVTYLRPKASHSPGTDKLLALFYTVVTSMLNPIIYSLRNKEVKAALRRTLGKRKILNHG